A stretch of Chiloscyllium plagiosum isolate BGI_BamShark_2017 chromosome 6, ASM401019v2, whole genome shotgun sequence DNA encodes these proteins:
- the LOC122550453 gene encoding nectin-3-like isoform X2 encodes MVEGTLAGPVVVDQKVSAILGKNVTLKCLVTVTETVTQISWEKQDHGTSDTVAVYHPHFGVSIQGNYVGRADFTNPSLKDATILIKRVQFSDSGNYICKVVTFPLGNYQETSIVTVIVEPTITVGGGPEPLVDGANETVAAVCTAANGKPAASVFWETDLIGEKEQTKISAPNETVTVVNQFKIVPSRFVRKRPITCIVIHPSFNTTIRVPYVLDVQYAPEVTVLGYDGNWFVGRQNVQLKCKADANPSPSAYIWTRLEKPLPENLQIENDTLTFNRPLNYNDSGIYICDVVNIHGQRKNQKVVQIREPPTTTLLSTTLPPIHSTVGITSVPAFTKRSMIPQSTLESVKSDSLGTIIGGVVGGALFLMLVVIIIVMVYLRRRRTFRGDYYTKQYAGTTDIQKDSQMDVLQSNRIEPYTDYEKSERKLEPNNIFQDYPIEVQKSKWQSADNINNRYTEGVELPVDYYEDRKISNAPPYLHDDYYDENEDDLISHLDGSIISRREWYV; translated from the exons gtaCCTTGGCTGGACCAGTTGTTGTTGATCAGAAAGTGTCTGCAATTTTGGGCAAAAATGTCACCTTAAAGTGTTTAGTTACAGTGACAGAAACTGTAACTCAGATTTCCTGGGAGAAGCAAGATCATGGGACCTCAGATACAGTCGCAGTTTATCATCCGCATTTTGGAGTCTCAATTCAAGGGAACTATGTAGGAAGAGCTGATTTCACAAACCCATCTTTAAAAGATGCAACAATTCTTATTAAAAGAGTTCAGTTTTCAGATTCTGGAAACTACATCTGCAAGGTGGTCACTTTCCCATTGGGAAATTACCAAGAAACAAGCATTGTGACTGTGATTG TGGAACCCACTATAACTGTGGGAGGTGGCCCTGAACCACTTGTGGATGGTGCCAATGAGACAGTTGCAGCAGTTTGCACAGCAGCTAATGGAAAGcctgcagcaagtgttttctgGGAAACCGacctcattggagaaaaggaacagACAAAAATTTCTGCCCCAAATGAAACTGTGACTGTTGTAAATCAGTTCAAGATTGTTCCATCCCGATTTGTGAGGAAGAGGCCAATCACCTGCATAGTGATACATCCTTCATTTAATACCACTATTCGAGTCCCATATGTATTGGATGTGCAAT ATGCACCTGAAGTTACTGTACTGGGTTATGATGGAAACTGGTTTGTTGGTAGACAAAATGTGCAACTCAAGTGTAAAGCTGATGCAAACCCATCGCCTTCTGCATACATATGGACCAG ATTGGAGAAACCTTTACCAGAGAATTTGCAGATTGAAAATGATACTTTAACTTTCAACAGACCGCTCAACTACAATGATTCTGGTATCTATATCTGTGATGTAGTAAATATTCACGGACAAAGAAAAAATCAAAAGGTTGTTCAAATAAGAG AGCCACCCACTACAACCTTGCTATCAACAACCTTGCCACCAATCCACTCAACAGTGGGAATCACAAGTGTACCTGCTTTTACCAAAAGATCCATGATTCCTCAGTCAACCTTGGAATCTGTGAAGAGTGACAGTTTAGGAACCATCATTGGTGGTGTAGTTGGTGGCGCTCTTTTTCTTATGCTAGTGGTTATCATCATTGTAATGGTCTACTTGAGACGTCGGCGTACCTTCCGTGGAGACTACTACACAAAGCAGTATGCTGGGACTACAGACATACAGAAGGACTCTCAGATGGATGTTTTACAATCAAATAGAATTGAACCATACACTGATTATGAGAAAAGTGAACGAAAGCTCGAACCAAATAACATATTCCAGGATTATCCCATAGAGGTGCAGAAAAGTAAATGGCAAAGTGCAGACAATATAAATAACAGATACACTGAAGGAGTTGAGTTACCCGTCGACTATTATGAAGATAGAAAAATTTCCAATGCACCTCCATATTTGCATGATGACTATTATGATGAAAATGAAGATGACCTCATTTCACACTTAGATGGTTCAATCATTTCTCGCCGGGAGTGGTATGTCTAG
- the LOC122550453 gene encoding nectin-3-like isoform X1 translates to MAGRQPPAAAPLLLATLLLLPGTLAGPVVVDQKVSAILGKNVTLKCLVTVTETVTQISWEKQDHGTSDTVAVYHPHFGVSIQGNYVGRADFTNPSLKDATILIKRVQFSDSGNYICKVVTFPLGNYQETSIVTVIVEPTITVGGGPEPLVDGANETVAAVCTAANGKPAASVFWETDLIGEKEQTKISAPNETVTVVNQFKIVPSRFVRKRPITCIVIHPSFNTTIRVPYVLDVQYAPEVTVLGYDGNWFVGRQNVQLKCKADANPSPSAYIWTRLEKPLPENLQIENDTLTFNRPLNYNDSGIYICDVVNIHGQRKNQKVVQIREPPTTTLLSTTLPPIHSTVGITSVPAFTKRSMIPQSTLESVKSDSLGTIIGGVVGGALFLMLVVIIIVMVYLRRRRTFRGDYYTKQYAGTTDIQKDSQMDVLQSNRIEPYTDYEKSERKLEPNNIFQDYPIEVQKSKWQSADNINNRYTEGVELPVDYYEDRKISNAPPYLHDDYYDENEDDLISHLDGSIISRREWYV, encoded by the exons gtaCCTTGGCTGGACCAGTTGTTGTTGATCAGAAAGTGTCTGCAATTTTGGGCAAAAATGTCACCTTAAAGTGTTTAGTTACAGTGACAGAAACTGTAACTCAGATTTCCTGGGAGAAGCAAGATCATGGGACCTCAGATACAGTCGCAGTTTATCATCCGCATTTTGGAGTCTCAATTCAAGGGAACTATGTAGGAAGAGCTGATTTCACAAACCCATCTTTAAAAGATGCAACAATTCTTATTAAAAGAGTTCAGTTTTCAGATTCTGGAAACTACATCTGCAAGGTGGTCACTTTCCCATTGGGAAATTACCAAGAAACAAGCATTGTGACTGTGATTG TGGAACCCACTATAACTGTGGGAGGTGGCCCTGAACCACTTGTGGATGGTGCCAATGAGACAGTTGCAGCAGTTTGCACAGCAGCTAATGGAAAGcctgcagcaagtgttttctgGGAAACCGacctcattggagaaaaggaacagACAAAAATTTCTGCCCCAAATGAAACTGTGACTGTTGTAAATCAGTTCAAGATTGTTCCATCCCGATTTGTGAGGAAGAGGCCAATCACCTGCATAGTGATACATCCTTCATTTAATACCACTATTCGAGTCCCATATGTATTGGATGTGCAAT ATGCACCTGAAGTTACTGTACTGGGTTATGATGGAAACTGGTTTGTTGGTAGACAAAATGTGCAACTCAAGTGTAAAGCTGATGCAAACCCATCGCCTTCTGCATACATATGGACCAG ATTGGAGAAACCTTTACCAGAGAATTTGCAGATTGAAAATGATACTTTAACTTTCAACAGACCGCTCAACTACAATGATTCTGGTATCTATATCTGTGATGTAGTAAATATTCACGGACAAAGAAAAAATCAAAAGGTTGTTCAAATAAGAG AGCCACCCACTACAACCTTGCTATCAACAACCTTGCCACCAATCCACTCAACAGTGGGAATCACAAGTGTACCTGCTTTTACCAAAAGATCCATGATTCCTCAGTCAACCTTGGAATCTGTGAAGAGTGACAGTTTAGGAACCATCATTGGTGGTGTAGTTGGTGGCGCTCTTTTTCTTATGCTAGTGGTTATCATCATTGTAATGGTCTACTTGAGACGTCGGCGTACCTTCCGTGGAGACTACTACACAAAGCAGTATGCTGGGACTACAGACATACAGAAGGACTCTCAGATGGATGTTTTACAATCAAATAGAATTGAACCATACACTGATTATGAGAAAAGTGAACGAAAGCTCGAACCAAATAACATATTCCAGGATTATCCCATAGAGGTGCAGAAAAGTAAATGGCAAAGTGCAGACAATATAAATAACAGATACACTGAAGGAGTTGAGTTACCCGTCGACTATTATGAAGATAGAAAAATTTCCAATGCACCTCCATATTTGCATGATGACTATTATGATGAAAATGAAGATGACCTCATTTCACACTTAGATGGTTCAATCATTTCTCGCCGGGAGTGGTATGTCTAG